A genomic region of Miscanthus floridulus cultivar M001 chromosome 3, ASM1932011v1, whole genome shotgun sequence contains the following coding sequences:
- the LOC136546164 gene encoding zinc finger AN1 domain-containing stress-associated protein 17-like yields the protein MARRGTEAFPNLGAHCDEPDCNQLDFLPFDCDGCGKVFCAAHRTYRDHGCAKAADQGRTVVVCPDCGDAIERLVPGQDEREILAAHAQSRRCDPAKKRKPRCPARRCKEQLTFSNTQHCKGCGRKVCLKHRFPADHDCAASARAAAAAAAAAAARRAGGECGRGAREEGSGGWALPASIRSFKIF from the coding sequence ATGGCGCGGCGGGGCACGGAGGCGTTCCCAAACCTGGGCGCGCACTGCGACGAGCCCGACTGCAACCAGCTCGACTTCCTACCCTTCGACTGCGACGGCTGCGGCAAGGTCTTCTGCGCCGCGCACCGGACCTACCGGGACCACGGCTGCGCCAAGGCGGCGGACCAGGGCCGCACCGTCGTCGTGTGCCCGGACTGCGGCGACGCCATCGAGAGGCTGGTTCCGGGGCAGGACGAGCGGGAGATCCTGGCGGCGCACGCGCAGTCGCGGCGCTGCGACCCGGCCAAGAAGCGCAAGCCCCGGTGCCCCGCGCGGCGGTGCAAGGAGCAGCTCACCTTCTCCAACACCCAGCACTGCAAGGGCTGCGGCCGGAAGGTGTGCCTCAAGCACAGGTTCCCCGCAGACCACGACTGCGCCGCCAGCgcgcgcgccgcggcggcggcggcggcggcggcggcggcgaggagggccGGCGGGGAGTGCGGCCGTGGCGCGCGGGAGGAAGGGAGCGGCGGCTGGGCGCTGCCGGCGTCCATCCGGAGCTTCAAGATCTTTTGA